A single Glycine soja cultivar W05 chromosome 14, ASM419377v2, whole genome shotgun sequence DNA region contains:
- the LOC114384593 gene encoding bromodomain-containing protein bet-1-like — MMDHIVMKKRGRPSKADLACRSDKSLATSQPDLRRSLRRRRNVSYNIDYLNKEDEDQEEDEKRHNKKLKLVVKFNNNEEKDKDEDDYMPSHRGERGVHASYENEVEKEEQEEKEEEGNEEAKKYEEEREVKGKKVDSKGLYSTSVLGTPSKLPPGIPLPDKRTLEFILYKLQKKDTYGVYAEPVDSKELPDYHKVIKHPMDFATVRKKLENGSYPTLEQFESDVFFISSNAMQFNAAETIYHKQARSIQELARKKFEKLRIDYERSQSKLKSEQKTRSNSLTKKLGKRPLGQASQEPVGYDFTSGPTHATIEDVLPTSLPMQGAVCEGPGNIDGLLEGNAFLIDSNQEKVEDYIPGRDLLSKLGRKPSVQDNMSNLPATRSDSLFTTFEGEVKPQLVSVGPQDEYSYARSLARFAATLGPTAWKVASQKIRQALPPDCKFDRGWVGEYEPLPTPVSMLNNHAQQQPSLATKLQSTTEFIEVEKNCKNVESTMEQYSVNGPMHEGKQPTACSSSGLTSDEKSSLFGSDGPRPNSPVNLFYQQLNVQTRNLDKYENKGSKQVEFNSLPSSDQNNASLVAKLTSNNTPAAVSKPREMVPSNMNIGSQSPGSPAKQSSGVLVDSQQPDLALQQ; from the exons atgatgGATCATATCGTAATGAAGAAGAGGGGGCGTCCCTCCAAGGCAGATCTAGCTTGTCGCTCTGACAAATCTTTGGCCACCTCGCAACCAGACCTCCGACGAAGTCTTCGTCGTCGTCGGAATGTGAGTTACAACATTGACTACCTCAACAAGGAAGATGAGGACCAAGAAGAGGATGAGAAGAGGCACAACAAGAAGTTAAAGCTCGTGGTGAAGTTCAACAACAATGAAGAAAAAGACAAGGATGAGGATGACTACATGCCAAGTCACAGAGGGGAGCGTGGGGTGCATGCATCGTATGAAAATGAGGtagaaaaagaagaacaagaagaaaaagaagaagaagggaatgaGGAAGCGAAGAAGTATGAAGAAGAGCGTGAG GTAAAAGGCAAAAAAGTGGATTCTAAAGGGCTCTACTCTACTTCAG tGTTAGGAACTCCATCAAAGCTTCCACCTGGGATTCCGTTGCCTGACAAGAGAACCTTGGAGTTTATCCTTTACAAGCTTCAAAA GAAGGATACATATGGTGTGTATGCAGAGCCAGTGGATTCGAAAGAG CTTCCTGATTATCACAAAGTGATTAAGCATCCAATGGACTTTGCTACAGTGAGAAAAAAGTTGGAAAATGGATCTTATCCTACCTTGGAACAATTTGAG AgtgatgtattttttatttcctcaAATGCAATGCAATTCAATGCGGCGGAGACCATATACCACAAACAG GCACGATCAATACAAGAACTAGCAAGGAAAAAGTTTGAAAAGTTAAGGATTGACTATGAACGTTCTCAGAGTAAGCTGAAGTCTGAACAAAAAACAAGATCTAATTCCCTAACTAAGAAGCTAGGAAAGAGGCCGCTGGGTCAAGCTTCACAGGAACCTGTTGGCTATGATTTTACCTCAGGTCCAACTCATGCTACTATTGAAGATGTATTGCCAACTTCCCTTCCAATGCAAGGTGCTGTATGTGAAGGGCCTGGCAATATTGATGGCCTTCTGGAGGGGAATGCTTTCTTGATTGATTCAAATCAAGAGAAAGTAGAAGACTATATACCAG GGAGGGATCTGCTCTCCAAGTTGGGAAGGAAACCATCTGTGCAAGATAATATGTCTAATCTACCAGCTACTAGATCGGATTCCTTATTTACAACATTTGAGGGTGAAGTTAAGCCACAGCTAGTTAGT GTTGGACCACAAGATGAATATTCATATGCCAGGAGTTTGGCTCGTTTTGCTGCAACTCTGGGACCTACTGCATGGAAAGTTGCTTCCCAGAAGATTCGGCAAGCACTGCCACCTGACTGTAAATTTGATCGTGGTTGGGTTGGAGAGTATGAACCACTTCCAACCCCAGTATCAATGCTTAATAATCATGCCCAGCAACAACCTAGTTTAGCGACTAAGTTGCAGTCTACTACTGAATTCATAGAGgttgaaaaaaattgtaagaatgTGGAATCCACCATGGAACAATATTCTGTTAATGGACCAATGCATGAGGGAAAACAGCCTACAGCCTGTTCTAGTAGTGGGCTTACATCAGATGAAAAATCATCCTTGTTTGGTTCTGATGGACCAAGACCCAATTCTCCTGTCAATCTCTTTTATCAGCAGCTCAATGTCCAAACCAGGAACCTCGACAAGTATGAGAACAAGGGTTCGAAACAAGTGGAATTCAACTCTTTACCCTCGAGTGATCAGAATAATGCCAGCTTAGTTGCAAAGCTTACAAGTAATAATACACCTGCAGCAGTGTCTAAGCCCAGAGAAATGGTTCCAAGTAACATGAATATTGGTTCCCAATCTCCTGGGTCACCTGCAAAACAATCATCTGGGGTGCTGGTTGACTCTCAGCAACCAGACCTTGCTTTGCAACAATGA
- the LOC114382979 gene encoding protein AMN1 homolog, translating to MDKGKGAKALATSLQNLDLNPPSNVKSKSSISITHPQFPGLLPMKTKPPSLVSLCIGVLGRHLEDIIADLSEIAINLPADIKIAVAAIARRRKLLNDDILIALADTSWEILDVSGSDVSDFGLIKAAEVCRFIKALDISRCTKITANGISELVKHCHLLETLRCGGCPRTDNTARRCLGIFKPKFDDYVEEDSWEELDTKEIASGAQSLRWLVWPNIDKNSLEDFSTECPRVVVNPKSSPFGFKGTEVPREALQNIILDDEVVKDIDPRTWTMHGFALKPISPSSSSTELSVAEKFRLAFVERDNRLAPKRAKNARQHQRRAVRELMLMSTRAKAMVLASQASKSLHGRSS from the exons aTGGATAAAGGTAAAGGTGCCAAGGCATTAGCGACCTCTTTGCAAAATCTCGATTTGAATCCTCCATCCAACGTCAAATCCAAGTCCTCCATTTCAATCACCCACCCTCAATTTCCCG GATTACTGCCTATGAAGACAAAGCCTCCGAGTTTGGTCAGCCTTTGCATTGGAGTTCTTGGAAGACATTTGGAGGATATTATTGCAGATTTGAGTGAAATTGCTATCAACTTGCCAGCTGATATAAAG ATAGCAGTGGCAGCTATtgctagaagaagaaaattgttGAATGATGATATCCTGATCGCATTAGCTGATACTTCCTGGGAAATCCTTGATGTCTCTGGCTCAGATGTCTCTGATTTTGGCTTGATAAAAGCAGCTGAAGTATGTAGATTCATTAAAGCTCTAGATATAAG CCGGTGCACCAAAATTACTGCTAATGGTATATCTGAGCTTGTGAAGCACTGCCACTTATTGGAGACATTGAGATGCGG AGGGTGTCCAAGGACTGACAACACTGCACGAAGATGCTTGGGTATATTTAAACCAAAGTTTGATGATTATGTGGAGGAGGATTCTTGGGAGGAGCTTGATACAAAAGAAATTGCTAGTGGGGCACAATCACTCAGGTGGCTAGTATGG CCAAACATTGATAAAAATTCTTTAGAGGACTTTTCCACTGAGTGCCCACGTGTTGTAGTAAATCCTAAGTCATCACCCTTTGGGTTTAAGGGAACTGAGGTTCCTCGGGAAGCATTACAAAATATCATATTGGATGATGAAGTTGTCAAGGACATTGATCCCAGAACATGGACAATGCATGGGTTTGCATTGAAGCCCATCTCTCCATCTTCAAGTTCCACTGAATTATCAGTAGCCGAAAAATTCAGACTTGCATTTGTGGAAAGGGATAACCGATTAGCTCCGAAGCGAGCTAAAAATGCCCGGCAACATCAGCGTCGTGCAGTGAGGGAATTGATGCTGATGAGCACAAGAGCCAAGGCAATGGTCTTAGCCTCACAAGCAAGCAAGTCCCTTCATGGCCGAAGCTCATAG
- the LOC114383384 gene encoding mitochondrial acidic protein mam33-like, giving the protein MWKRALVGAVGALRRPYSSGGGGISSAVNSMLLRSLKDHYQEVAKMNMPPKVSPPSPFTIVKGALDSHGPVLKRSYGDEEVSIYVMRLLTPEDEDSAIDQLFIHVDVSKPQQNESLIFLCGLYEDALGIHSVSMRPKVQDSGYLLIPSQYTGPVFAELDEKMRDAFHSYIEERGVNESLFKFLQAWLYVKEHRNLMRWFKTMGLFIDGKKPATGA; this is encoded by the exons ATGTGGAAGAGAGCCTTGGTCGGCGCCGTGGGTGCTCTCCGGCGGCCATATTCGTCGGGAGGTGGCGGCATCTCCTCCGCCGTGAACTCAATGCTCCTCCGCTCTCTAAAGGATCACTATCAAGAAGTCGCCAAAATGAACATGCCCCCT AAAGTGAGTCCTCCTTCGCCGTTCACGATCGTGAAGGGAGCTCTGGACTCGCACGGTCCGGTTCTGAAGCGCAGCTACGGCGACGAAGAGGTGAGCATCTATGTCATGCGGTTGTTGACCCCCGAGGACGAGGATTCCGCCATCGACCAGCTCTTCATCCACGTCGACGTCTCCAAACCTCAGCAGAACGAATCCTTGATTTTCCTCTGCGGTTTGTACGAGGATGCTCTTGGGATTCACTCTGTTTCCATGAGGCCCAAGGTCCAGGACTCCGGCTACCTCCTCATCCCCTCCCAATACACCGGCCCTGTTTTTGC AGAACTAGATGAAAAGATGAGAGATGCGTTTCACAGTTACATTGAGGAGAGAGGAGTGAACGAGAGCCTCTTTAAATTTCTTCAAGCATGGCTATATGTGAAGGAACATCGAAATCTGATGCGGTGGTTCAAAACCATGGGCTTGTTCATTGATGGAAAGAAGCCAGCTACAGGTGCATAA